Proteins co-encoded in one Arachis hypogaea cultivar Tifrunner chromosome 13, arahy.Tifrunner.gnm2.J5K5, whole genome shotgun sequence genomic window:
- the LOC112737899 gene encoding pentatricopeptide repeat-containing protein At2g20710, mitochondrial-like, which produces MVVLSRLKSALRLLPRSSVTYATSASSTSNLSPAKRNQSAFVYVPQVLYRRIFHVRDPTHPTVTILEQWVQDGGTLSYDKLLVVIKQLRSRKRYKNALEVSFWMSEKGYSESGSADFSLRLDLIAKANGIEEAESYFDSIPKDSRAAECYSSLLNCYAQVRDVDKAERIMLQMKHLGFARSTMARNSLLNLYYQTQNYDKVENLLLEMKEEGIKFDRFTFATLINTYAAKSDIEGIDKLLAQLEDDPSYSQHVDWWSVYAVAANCYGKLGLCDKAFNALKKSEERLSSTIWKEAFPYLMTQYATIGKKEEVTRLWNIYKMDGKLLKRDYYSAVISSFLKLDDIELAKSIFEEWESRNRYFRNFLIPNMMIAAYSRKGNMEEAEAIVNRTIMREGKPNLWTWSGLLLGYIPQRNFPMAVRCMKEAVSICEVGCKWRPLPESLAAIFQYLKFNGDMEETEDLIRLLSSKNIISLDVHNKLMSWIKDVESNVPAIDVLGGDSHKQTGEISEPEEDWNNLTSTLAINKMLRDDCQLGKS; this is translated from the exons ATGGTAGTACTCAGCCGTCTGAAATCCGCTTTAcgtcttcttcctcgttcttccGTGACCTACGCAACCTCTGCCTCTTCCACCTCCAACCTCTCACCGGCGAAGAGGAATCAAAGCGCCTTCGTTTATGTCCCGCAGGTTTTGTACCGTCGGATCTTCCATGTGAGAGATCCAACTCACCCGACTGTTACGATTCTCGAGCAGTGGGTTCAGGATGGCGGAACTCTTAGCTACGATAAACTGCTAGTGGTTATCAAGCAACTTAGATCACGCAAAAGATATAAAAACGCACTCGAG GTATCATTTTGGATGTCTGAGAAAGGATACTCTGAATCTGGATCTGCAGATTTTAGTTTAAGACTGGACTTGATTGCAAAGGCTAACGGAATAGAAGAAGCTGAATCCTATTTTGATAGCATTCCGAAAGACTCAAGAGCTGCAGAATGTTACAGCTCTCTTCTTAATTGCTATGCTCAAGTTAGGGATGTGGATAAAGCTGAAAGGATCATGCTGCAGATGAAGCATTTGGGTTTCGCAAGGTCTACTATGGCAAGAAATTCTTTGCTTAACCTCTACTATCAAACACAAAACTATGACAAAGTGGAAAATTTGTTGCTTGAAATGAAAGAAGAGGGTATTAAATTCGATAGATTTACATTCGCCACCTTGATTAATACATATGCGGCCAAATCTGATATAGAAGGAATCGACAAACTTCTTGCACAGTTAGAAGATGATCCATCTTATTCCCAACATGTAGATTGGTGGAGTGTTTATGCTGTGGCAGCCAATTGTTATGGAAAACTCGGGCTTTGTGATAAAGCTTTTAACGCTTTAAAGAAATCAGAGGAGCGCCTGAGTTCTACAATCTGGAAAGAGGCCTTTCCTTACCTTATGACTCAATATGCAACAAtagggaagaaagaagaagtgaCGAGGTTGTGGAATATTTATAAGATGGATGGGAAGTTACTTAAAAGAGACTATTATTCAGCTGTAATAAGTTCATTTCTCAAGTTGGATGACATTGAACTTGCCAAGAGTATCTTTGAGGAGTGGGAATCTAGAAACCGGTATTTCAGAAATTTCCTTATTCCGAACATGATGATAGCAGCTTACAGCAGAAAGGGCAATATGGAGGAAGCTGAAGCCATTGTTAATAGGACAATCATGAGGGAAGGAAAGCCAAATTTATGGACTTGGTCAGGGCTCTTGCTTGGATATATTCCACAGAGAAATTTTCCGATGGCTGTTCGATGTATGAAAGAGGCAGTTTCTATCTGTGAAGTGGGCTGTAAGTGGAGGCCGCTACCAGAATCCTTAGCTGCCATTTTTCAGTACTTGAAATTTAATGGAGATATGGAGGAGACAGAGGATTTGATAAGGTTACTCAGCAGCAAGAATATTATCTCCCTTGATGTTCATAACAAGCTGATGAGTTGGATTAAGGATGTGGAATCAAATGTACCTGCAATTGATGTGCTGGGAGGCGATTCACATAAACAAACAGGTGAAATTTCAGAGCCAGAGGAAGATTGGAACAACCTGACTTCTACTTTAGCCATCAATAAAATGTTAAGGGATGACTGTCAATTAGGCAAATCATGA